The Bacteroidota bacterium genome segment CCCTAAGACTGAATCGCAGGAAAATGAAGAGTACGAAAAAGAAGCAAGTGTGGAGGATTACCTGGCCGATGAAAGCTTTGATGTAAAAGAATATGTAAACGATGAGTATGAACCTGATGGTTTTCACTTAAGCGATGAAGGAGATGAAGAACGTAAGGAAACGCCCATCGTTGAAACCTCATCCTTTCACGATGCTTTATTAGAACAATTTAGCGCTGTTGCTGCCAACGAAAAAGAAGAAATTATCGGCAGTCAAATTATTGGTACCATTGATGACGATGGTTATTTACGCAGATCATTAGATGCTATACAAAACGATTTAGCATTTGCCCAAAACTTGGATGCCAGTTTGGATGAAATGAAACACGTTTTAATTAAAATTCAAAAGCTGGATCCACCGGGCATAGGTGCAACAAGTTTACAAGAGTGTTTAATTATCCAGCTAAAACGCAAAGATTATTATAACCGTGCCATTGAATTAGCCATAGAAGTATTGGAGAAATATTTCGATGAGTTTATAAAAAAACACTACGAGAAAATAGCAAAAGAACTTCACTTAAATGATGAAAAAATAAAATCAGTTATTGGCATTATTACCAAACTAAACCCTAAACCAGGCGATAGTTATGGTGGCGCAGGCGCCCAATACATTACACCTGATTTTACATTGATAGAAGATGGTGGAAGACTTAGCATTACTTTAAATGGGCGAAACACACCTGATTTACGTATTAGCCGTACGTATATGGATGCATTAAAAGCATACGATGCGAGTGCAGCACCCAGTAAAGAACAAAAAGATACCGTATTATTTATTAAGCAAAAGTTAGATGGAGCCAAATGGTTTATTGATAGTATAAAACAACGTCAGAATACCTTATTAAGCACCATGAATGCTATTTTACAATACCAGATAAAATACTTTGAAGATGGTGATGAAACAAAACTTCGTCCCATGATTTTAAAAAACATAGCCGACATGACCGGTTATGATATTTCAACCATAAGCAGGGTAGCCAACAGTAAATACGTACAAACAAGTTGGGGAATTATTCCGTTAAAATTCTTTTTTAGCGAAGGTATAACCAACGATGAAGGGGAAGAAGTAAGTAGCCATGAAGTAAAGAAAATTTTAAAAAATGCCATTGAAGCAGAGGATAAACATAAACCGCTTGCCGATGAAAAATTAATGGAAATTCTAAAAGAAAAAGGTTACAACATAGCCCGCAGAACAGTAGCTAAATATAGAGAGCAACTAAATCTACCAGTTGCTCGTCTTAGAAAAGAGCTTTAATAGAAGTATGCCTTTATATTATATCATTGATGATGTTTTTCCCAGCCCAGAGAAAGCCGATAAAAATGGTATCCTAGCCATTGGTGGTAACTTCTCGCCCGAACTCATTTTAAAAGCATACAAAAAAGGCATTTTCCATTGGTTTAATGAATCAGAACTACCCGTTTGGTATAGTCCAAACCCACGTATGGTTCTTTATCCTAAAGACATCAAAATAAGCAAAAGCATGAAACAGCTTATCAATCAAAATACATTTACATGCACCATTGACCAAGCGTTTAATGAAGTAATAAACCAATGCCGCAATACGCGAATAGATGAAGGTACCTGGATAAGTGATGACATTATAGATATTTACAATATTTTACACTTACAGGGGTTTGCACACAGTATTGAAGTTTGGCAAAACAACAACTTGGTTGGCGGGCTTTATGGAGTGGCTTTAGGCAAATGTTTTATGGGCGAAAGTATGTTTAATACCGTAAGCAATGCCAGTAAAATGGCTATGATATACCTAAGCCAATACCTCGAAAAATTTCAGTTTAAAATGATTGATTGCCAAGTAGCCAATCCACACCTGCTTAATTTAGGTGCCGTAAATATTACTCGTAAGCAGTTTTTGAAAGATTTGGCAGAAAATATAGATGAGCCAACAAATGCATTTAATAAAAACGATTGCACTTAATTCTACCCGGTATTCTATACACAAGGCTGGCACTTAAAGTCATAAACCAATCGTTATAATCCGGGTTTCCTCTTTTATATCCTGCTCTATTATAGGTAACACCTATTACTTCGTAACTTCTGTCCGCTATTTGTTGTGTAGCAATACTTAAAGCGCTTAAATCAGCATATTTGGTACTTACATCATCCAAATAATCCGTGTATGTTCTTCTAAAATTTAAATTGGCTTCAAGGCTATAATTTCTTCTGAAAATATATTTAACACCTATGCCAAATGGAATAGCAAATGAGTAGGTACCATAAGCAACACCTTCCGTTTTTACATCGCGTAAATTAATAGTTTGGCCTGCATAACGGGTTTGAGGATTAAAGCTAAACATGGAAATTCCGCCAAATACATAGCCGGTAAATTTGCTATCCAAAACACCGTAACCGTACTTTAAAAAATTAAACTCAAATAAACTTGAAAACTCAGTAATGTTAGAAGTGAAATTTAAATTCCTTACTTGGTTATAATCAAAGTTTTTATCGCTGCCACTTACTTGTAAAGCTGATATTTGGCCTGTTACCGCCCAACTTGTATTAAAATTATACCGTGCAAAAATATTACCTGCGGGTTTTGTTTCTCCCCAAGCAATGCTTGGTGCCAAATCCCCCCAATAATTAGCCAAACCCAATCCAACACCCACATCTATATCTTGCGCATTGGCTTTACCAATTAAAGCTATAAATACTATAAAATAAATCCGTTTCAAGTAGTATTAATTAAATGTAGGACAGCTTTGTCCTTTCAATCTTATTATATAAGTTATAGTTATACCCGACATAAAATAAATATCGTTTTGTATAAAACTTTTATTACTTCTTTTATCACCTTCTTTAAATACACCAACAGATACCGTGCCATTGGCTTCCCAGCTTCTGTCTATTTCCCAACTTCTATCAGCTAGTAAAGCAGCTTCAGCTCCTGTGGTAGCTTTAATAACATCACGGCTACCATATACACCTCCTACATCGTCCAAATAATTAGTAGTAGTAAACCTAATACCTGTTTCAAATCCTAAATAAAAAGCATCGCTAATTCTTGCCCTGATACCTACACCCATTGGAATACATATTTCAGTCAAATTATATTTTTGCAAACTATTATAAGTAGTTGAACCTTGCCCTTCAGTAGCCAATGGTTGTAACTCAACCGTTCTTCCGCCAAAATCAGTTTTAGGGTTAAAGTTAAATACACCAATGCCACCAAAAACATAAGGAATAACCGGTCTTGCTGAAATATTTCTTAAATTATTTTTAAGCAAATTGTATTCAAAGTGAACACTAAATTCAAAAAGATCAGTATAAAAATTAAGGTTACGTAATTTCGATGCAGCCTCAGAGCTTTGCTTATCATCACCACTTATTCTTCCATATCCGGCATAACCTTTTACAGCCCATTTATTGTTAAAATTATATCTTCCAAACAAAGATGTAGCAAAATAGGAGTTGCCGAAATTTATCTTTTCATCGCTTAAATCTCCCATGTACTGTGAAGCTCCAAAAAGCATTCCAACCTCAATCTGTTGAGCTTTTACTTGTACAGATACAATTGTTGTAAATAAAATAATGGCAACAGCCTTTAACAAGTTCATAATAAACAAAATTAAAATATTTTTTTATAGTTCAAAGTGCAACTTGCAATGTAACGTTTTTTCAATCACTTTATTGCACTCTATTGTGATTATTTTCGGGGCAATGTAATTATTTTATTAGATTTACGTCCATATCAGCCGGAATTTTTAAAGTATCAACCTTAAACTGGCAATACTTTATCGTTCTTCCTTTTGCCGAAAACAACTTTTCATAATGTGTTTTTATGCTTCTCAATTCATCATAACTATGTGCATCTTCATGCACA includes the following:
- a CDS encoding DUF6089 family protein, producing MNLLKAVAIILFTTIVSVQVKAQQIEVGMLFGASQYMGDLSDEKINFGNSYFATSLFGRYNFNNKWAVKGYAGYGRISGDDKQSSEAASKLRNLNFYTDLFEFSVHFEYNLLKNNLRNISARPVIPYVFGGIGVFNFNPKTDFGGRTVELQPLATEGQGSTTYNSLQKYNLTEICIPMGVGIRARISDAFYLGFETGIRFTTTNYLDDVGGVYGSRDVIKATTGAEAALLADRSWEIDRSWEANGTVSVGVFKEGDKRSNKSFIQNDIYFMSGITITYIIRLKGQSCPTFN
- the aat gene encoding leucyl/phenylalanyl-tRNA--protein transferase encodes the protein MPLYYIIDDVFPSPEKADKNGILAIGGNFSPELILKAYKKGIFHWFNESELPVWYSPNPRMVLYPKDIKISKSMKQLINQNTFTCTIDQAFNEVINQCRNTRIDEGTWISDDIIDIYNILHLQGFAHSIEVWQNNNLVGGLYGVALGKCFMGESMFNTVSNASKMAMIYLSQYLEKFQFKMIDCQVANPHLLNLGAVNITRKQFLKDLAENIDEPTNAFNKNDCT
- a CDS encoding DUF6089 family protein, translated to MKRIYFIVFIALIGKANAQDIDVGVGLGLANYWGDLAPSIAWGETKPAGNIFARYNFNTSWAVTGQISALQVSGSDKNFDYNQVRNLNFTSNITEFSSLFEFNFLKYGYGVLDSKFTGYVFGGISMFSFNPQTRYAGQTINLRDVKTEGVAYGTYSFAIPFGIGVKYIFRRNYSLEANLNFRRTYTDYLDDVSTKYADLSALSIATQQIADRSYEVIGVTYNRAGYKRGNPDYNDWFMTLSASLVYRIPGRIKCNRFY
- the rpoN gene encoding RNA polymerase factor sigma-54 — translated: MLKQGLQQKLQQKLSPLQIQFIKLLQLNTVDFLQRIDQEMIENPALLNNKDEDALPSEDPKTESQENEEYEKEASVEDYLADESFDVKEYVNDEYEPDGFHLSDEGDEERKETPIVETSSFHDALLEQFSAVAANEKEEIIGSQIIGTIDDDGYLRRSLDAIQNDLAFAQNLDASLDEMKHVLIKIQKLDPPGIGATSLQECLIIQLKRKDYYNRAIELAIEVLEKYFDEFIKKHYEKIAKELHLNDEKIKSVIGIITKLNPKPGDSYGGAGAQYITPDFTLIEDGGRLSITLNGRNTPDLRISRTYMDALKAYDASAAPSKEQKDTVLFIKQKLDGAKWFIDSIKQRQNTLLSTMNAILQYQIKYFEDGDETKLRPMILKNIADMTGYDISTISRVANSKYVQTSWGIIPLKFFFSEGITNDEGEEVSSHEVKKILKNAIEAEDKHKPLADEKLMEILKEKGYNIARRTVAKYREQLNLPVARLRKEL